The Lysobacter capsici genome has a segment encoding these proteins:
- a CDS encoding MarR family winged helix-turn-helix transcriptional regulator: MARIYAEAGLEFEQRWFGVLNQLALNGPATVGELAATLGITHASISQTRSSLEKAGLVQSQTDPDDARRRRLQLTRKGRQLIERLTPLWRILDQAAAQIAAEVDGLIESLDRLDDALSRQSLFERIVESAPELTAHGLKPGRKIRRSS, from the coding sequence GTGGCGCGGATCTACGCCGAGGCCGGTCTCGAGTTCGAGCAGCGTTGGTTCGGCGTACTGAACCAATTGGCCTTGAACGGCCCGGCCACGGTCGGCGAACTGGCGGCGACCTTGGGCATCACCCATGCGTCCATCAGTCAGACGCGCAGCTCGCTGGAGAAGGCCGGGCTGGTGCAGTCGCAGACCGATCCCGACGACGCGCGTCGCAGGCGGTTGCAGCTGACGCGCAAGGGACGGCAGCTGATCGAACGGCTGACGCCGCTGTGGCGAATATTGGATCAGGCCGCGGCGCAAATTGCCGCGGAAGTAGATGGTCTGATCGAATCACTGGACCGGCTCGACGATGCCTTGAGCCGGCAGTCGCTGTTCGAGCGCATCGTCGAGTCGGCGCCGGAGCTGACCGCGCATGGACTCAAACCTGGACGCAAGATTCGTCGATCGTCCTGA
- a CDS encoding DUF11 domain-containing protein: MPTGDHKAQISVPNGSQMGGLISIGADPGRRNRGATRRRAPTGKSARAIHGAREPAQPIHMDARSVARLVRGVFLLLCMTVAGTQAAWAQACDPVFTGNPLNVSGLGNGALTSALDVTSTPVVSTTLSAYTPTPAGASTRSAPAANTINYTDPAPASAAVSGQHTFSFARPVPVIFEAGSTFGGPDSNLDVDQDLITFTAIGASPGFSWVRAPAVDNAQTDIEISPDGLTATVRGPSFGTRPGSFAQYRLSTNGTVTGVQFTFRTTRDGVGGNSAQFEINVPTCRPVLTLAKTVINDNGGTALDTAWTLAAAGPTPISGTEGSAAVTNATVSAGTYTLSETGPAGYTQTAAYSCVVNGGAPVVSNTLALPNLAAATCTVTNNDNPATLRLIKSLASRAAAADEFATVILNGGTALAFSPPTSGATPTTASTAATVVPAGVALTLRDAQTSGPSDIASAYTRAISCVAGPGNGSVPIPTPTGPTVADPNAEWSLTMNAGNDVVCTITNTAAVATLQLAKAWAAGSLAGHQVTIGATTGGANNTAGFTATAPTAANSGAPVNVNVGNVITLPAEGGANIGSYSTALACTGGHTLSGTNGQQVNTLTITSANAAVCTYTNTLRPVDLTITKTNTPAAGAIDQATDTVAAGPTTYTLVVTNNGPGEVTGAIVRDAPTAGVVCPPGNAVTFVPGPGVPAGSFTVANLTGAGIALATLAAGQSTTLSFTCTVQ, translated from the coding sequence GTGCCTACCGGCGACCATAAAGCACAAATATCTGTGCCAAATGGCTCTCAGATGGGCGGCTTGATCTCTATCGGGGCGGATCCAGGCAGGCGTAATCGGGGAGCGACCCGCCGTCGCGCTCCGACCGGAAAGTCCGCCCGCGCCATTCACGGCGCCCGCGAGCCTGCCCAACCTATCCACATGGATGCGCGATCGGTTGCACGCCTAGTCCGCGGCGTTTTCCTGCTGCTGTGCATGACCGTCGCCGGCACCCAGGCCGCCTGGGCGCAGGCCTGCGATCCCGTGTTCACCGGCAACCCGCTCAACGTAAGCGGACTCGGCAACGGCGCGTTGACCTCGGCGCTGGATGTCACCAGCACGCCGGTCGTCAGCACGACGCTGAGCGCTTATACGCCCACGCCGGCGGGTGCGAGCACGCGCTCCGCGCCCGCGGCCAACACCATCAATTACACCGACCCCGCGCCGGCCAGCGCTGCGGTCTCCGGTCAACACACCTTTAGCTTCGCCCGTCCGGTTCCCGTCATATTCGAGGCGGGCTCCACGTTCGGCGGGCCCGATTCGAATCTGGATGTCGACCAGGACCTCATCACCTTCACCGCGATCGGCGCATCGCCGGGTTTCTCCTGGGTCAGAGCGCCCGCGGTCGACAACGCTCAAACCGATATAGAGATTTCCCCCGATGGGCTGACCGCCACGGTGCGCGGACCGTCGTTCGGCACGCGCCCCGGATCGTTCGCGCAATATCGATTGAGCACCAACGGCACGGTTACGGGCGTCCAGTTCACCTTCAGAACGACCCGCGACGGGGTCGGCGGCAATTCGGCCCAGTTCGAAATCAACGTTCCGACCTGCAGGCCCGTGCTGACGCTGGCCAAGACGGTGATCAACGACAATGGCGGCACCGCGCTCGACACCGCGTGGACGCTCGCCGCGGCCGGCCCGACGCCGATCAGCGGCACCGAGGGCAGCGCGGCGGTGACCAACGCCACGGTGAGCGCCGGGACCTACACGCTGTCGGAAACCGGCCCGGCAGGCTATACGCAAACCGCTGCGTATAGCTGCGTGGTCAACGGCGGCGCGCCGGTTGTGAGCAACACGCTCGCGCTGCCCAATCTCGCGGCCGCCACCTGCACGGTAACCAACAACGACAACCCGGCGACCTTGCGCCTGATCAAGAGTCTGGCGTCGCGCGCGGCGGCGGCCGATGAGTTCGCGACGGTCATCCTCAATGGCGGCACGGCGCTCGCGTTCTCGCCGCCGACCTCGGGCGCCACGCCGACAACGGCCAGTACGGCGGCGACCGTTGTTCCCGCAGGCGTCGCCTTGACCCTGCGCGATGCGCAGACCTCCGGTCCAAGCGATATCGCCAGCGCCTACACGCGCGCGATCAGCTGTGTCGCCGGTCCGGGCAATGGGTCGGTTCCCATACCCACGCCGACCGGGCCGACCGTGGCCGATCCGAACGCCGAATGGTCGTTGACCATGAACGCCGGCAACGATGTCGTTTGCACCATCACCAATACCGCCGCCGTGGCGACGCTGCAGTTGGCCAAGGCCTGGGCGGCGGGGAGCCTGGCGGGGCATCAGGTGACGATCGGCGCGACCACGGGCGGCGCGAACAATACCGCGGGCTTCACCGCGACCGCCCCGACCGCGGCCAACAGCGGCGCGCCGGTCAACGTCAACGTCGGCAATGTCATTACGCTTCCGGCCGAGGGCGGCGCGAATATCGGCAGCTATTCGACCGCGCTCGCCTGCACCGGCGGCCACACGCTGTCGGGGACCAACGGCCAGCAGGTCAACACGCTGACCATCACCAGCGCCAATGCGGCGGTGTGCACCTATACCAACACCTTGCGGCCGGTCGATCTGACCATCACCAAGACCAACACGCCGGCGGCCGGCGCGATCGATCAGGCGACCGACACGGTCGCGGCGGGGCCGACCACCTACACGTTGGTCGTCACCAACAACGGCCCGGGCGAGGTCACCGGCGCGATCGTCAGAGACGCGCCGACTGCGGGAGTCGTTTGTCCGCCCGGCAATGCGGTGACGTTCGTTCCGGGGCCGGGCGTGCCCGCGGGCAGCTTCACCGTCGCCAATCTGACCGGCGCGGGGATCGCGCTGGCTACGTTGGCCGCGGGGCAGAGCACGACGCTGTCGTTCACGTGCACGGTCCAATAG
- a CDS encoding MFS transporter → MYSITQTLERRLLWLLMLTQFTLIMDFMVMMPLGPQIMRALHISPAQFAAAVSAYSICGGLSGLLAATYIDRFDRRKLLLAMYALFAVSNLACALADSYALLLASRAFAGISGGVLGSIIMAIIADVIPAQRRGAATGTVMTSFAIASVIGVPVGVLLGAHFHWSAPFWLLVALSLMVWVGGSRIVPPLNQHLSRERVPLRRAFPNLFKLFANPRHLNAFALTLMLTTSQMLVIPFISPMLVANHGIEPAQLSWMYMAGGVAAFFTSRYIGRLADRYGKQLVYRVAVVVSLVPVLFITHLPAVGFLAMLLFFPFFMVTMNGRMVPLQALQTTVPQPEQRGAYLSANSAVMSLGTGLGAWLGGLMLSTDASGRIAGYGAVGWIAAGLALCSALWVGRVTSADAPPMAAPAGGEQRSGAA, encoded by the coding sequence ATGTACTCGATTACCCAGACGCTCGAGCGACGCCTGCTGTGGCTGCTCATGCTGACCCAGTTCACCCTCATCATGGATTTCATGGTGATGATGCCGCTGGGCCCGCAGATCATGCGCGCCCTGCACATCTCGCCGGCGCAATTCGCCGCCGCCGTATCGGCCTATTCGATCTGCGGCGGCCTGTCCGGCCTGCTCGCCGCCACCTACATCGACCGTTTCGACCGGCGCAAGCTGCTGCTGGCGATGTACGCGTTGTTCGCCGTGTCCAACCTGGCCTGCGCACTGGCCGACAGCTACGCCTTGTTGCTTGCCTCGCGCGCGTTCGCGGGCATCAGCGGCGGCGTGCTCGGCTCGATCATCATGGCGATCATCGCCGACGTGATCCCGGCGCAACGCCGCGGCGCCGCCACCGGCACGGTCATGACTTCGTTCGCGATCGCCTCGGTGATCGGCGTTCCGGTCGGCGTTCTGCTCGGCGCGCATTTCCATTGGTCGGCGCCATTCTGGCTGCTGGTGGCCTTGTCGCTGATGGTGTGGGTGGGCGGATCGCGGATCGTGCCGCCGCTGAACCAGCATCTGTCGCGCGAGCGCGTGCCGCTGCGCCGGGCCTTTCCGAACCTGTTCAAGCTGTTCGCGAATCCGCGTCATCTGAACGCGTTCGCGCTGACGCTGATGCTGACCACCTCGCAGATGCTGGTGATTCCCTTCATCTCGCCGATGCTGGTCGCCAACCACGGGATCGAACCGGCGCAACTGTCGTGGATGTACATGGCCGGCGGCGTGGCGGCGTTCTTCACCTCGCGCTACATCGGGCGTCTGGCCGACCGTTACGGCAAGCAACTGGTGTATCGCGTGGCGGTGGTGGTGTCGCTGGTGCCGGTGTTGTTCATCACCCATCTGCCGGCGGTCGGTTTCCTCGCGATGCTGCTGTTCTTCCCGTTCTTCATGGTCACGATGAACGGGCGCATGGTGCCGTTGCAGGCGCTGCAGACCACGGTGCCGCAACCCGAGCAGCGCGGCGCCTACCTCAGCGCGAACAGCGCGGTGATGTCGCTGGGCACGGGCCTGGGCGCATGGCTGGGCGGCCTGATGCTGAGCACCGACGCCAGCGGACGCATCGCCGGTTATGGCGCGGTGGGCTGGATCGCGGCCGGCCTGGCGCTGTGTTCGGCCTTGTGGGTGGGGCGCGTGACCTCGGCGGATGCGCCGCCGATGGCGGCACCGGCGGGCGGCGAACAGCGCAGCGGCGCGGCCTGA
- a CDS encoding low molecular weight protein tyrosine phosphatase family protein, with translation MRELVILNAAARFSLLLQASDQMKDDHIQTKDKREKNWKLLYVRSAKLARAKQLGVDYPNASSKRQDEIDDNEPLHVLFICSRNQWRSPTAEAVWRNHPDMRVRSAGTSPNARRHVSVDDIRWSDSIFVMENKHRSRLLAEFGRVIANKPLHVLDIPDEYQYMDPELVDLIKASVGSILGLP, from the coding sequence ATGCGTGAGCTGGTCATACTGAATGCCGCTGCGCGGTTCAGCTTATTGCTTCAGGCATCAGACCAGATGAAAGACGATCACATTCAAACGAAAGACAAGCGCGAGAAGAACTGGAAACTGCTCTATGTTCGCTCGGCGAAGCTTGCGCGCGCCAAGCAACTTGGCGTCGATTACCCGAACGCATCGAGCAAACGGCAGGACGAGATCGACGACAACGAACCTCTCCATGTTCTTTTCATCTGCAGCCGGAACCAGTGGAGAAGCCCGACGGCCGAGGCCGTATGGCGCAATCATCCGGACATGCGGGTAAGGTCCGCCGGCACCAGCCCCAATGCGCGCAGACACGTATCCGTCGACGATATACGGTGGTCTGACTCGATCTTTGTCATGGAGAACAAGCATCGGTCCAGGCTGTTGGCCGAGTTCGGGCGCGTCATCGCCAACAAGCCACTGCATGTCCTCGATATCCCGGACGAGTATCAGTACATGGACCCGGAACTGGTTGACCTGATTAAGGCCTCTGTTGGTTCCATCCTGGGGCTTCCGTAG
- a CDS encoding cupin domain-containing protein, which produces MRIKAVFALAFLSVALVGQAAEPGVVALTPSEMKWSSQGGLALPGLEQAILIGDPTKPGPYTIRLKFPAGFKVAPHTHTDSREITILSGTWYTGYGEKVEAAALKKLPAGSFYTEPAGVPHYVEIREPTVIQVSGIGPSGRKFVGPGAPK; this is translated from the coding sequence ATGCGGATCAAAGCGGTATTCGCGCTTGCGTTTCTATCGGTGGCCCTGGTCGGACAAGCCGCCGAGCCGGGGGTCGTGGCGTTGACGCCATCGGAAATGAAGTGGTCGTCGCAAGGAGGATTGGCCTTGCCTGGCCTGGAGCAGGCCATACTCATCGGCGATCCGACCAAGCCCGGACCTTATACGATCCGCCTGAAATTCCCGGCGGGCTTCAAGGTCGCGCCGCACACCCACACGGACTCGCGCGAGATCACGATTCTCTCGGGCACCTGGTATACCGGTTACGGCGAAAAGGTCGAAGCCGCGGCCCTCAAGAAACTGCCCGCGGGCAGCTTTTACACCGAGCCCGCCGGCGTTCCCCACTATGTCGAGATACGCGAGCCGACCGTGATCCAGGTGAGCGGGATCGGGCCGAGCGGTCGCAAGTTCGTTGGTCCGGGCGCGCCTAAGTGA
- a CDS encoding PadR family transcriptional regulator — protein sequence MRRPFIHDSGRAFGCDDFSRFELFSGHPFAHAGGHPRGGRGGRRGGGYPAGPGGAGFPGGFPGGFDDSEGFSRGRKFSSDDLQLLLLALIEDKPSHGYELIKALDTRSNGFYSPSPGMVYPALTYLEELGYVTVELEGNRKRYELAELGSAHLAANRERVDMMLAKLNHIARKMDSVRRALAGEEPADPSEGGWVPELIQARRAIKTALYRREELSVDEQRRIAAILRRATDEIEGRGD from the coding sequence ATGCGCCGTCCCTTCATCCACGACTCCGGCCGGGCCTTCGGCTGCGACGACTTTTCGCGTTTCGAGCTGTTCTCCGGCCATCCGTTCGCGCACGCCGGCGGCCACCCGCGCGGCGGCCGAGGCGGACGCAGGGGCGGCGGCTACCCGGCCGGACCGGGCGGGGCGGGGTTCCCGGGCGGTTTCCCCGGCGGCTTCGACGACAGCGAAGGCTTCTCGCGCGGCCGCAAGTTCAGCTCCGACGACCTGCAATTGCTGCTGCTGGCCCTGATCGAGGACAAGCCGAGCCATGGCTACGAATTGATCAAGGCGCTGGACACGCGTTCGAACGGTTTCTATAGCCCGAGCCCGGGCATGGTCTATCCGGCGCTGACCTATCTGGAGGAGCTGGGTTACGTGACCGTCGAACTGGAGGGCAACCGCAAGCGTTACGAACTCGCCGAGCTCGGCAGCGCGCATCTGGCCGCGAACCGCGAACGCGTCGACATGATGCTCGCCAAGTTGAACCACATCGCCCGCAAGATGGATTCGGTGCGGCGCGCGCTGGCCGGCGAAGAGCCGGCCGATCCGTCCGAAGGCGGCTGGGTGCCGGAGCTGATCCAGGCGCGGCGCGCGATCAAGACCGCGCTGTACCGTCGCGAGGAGCTGTCCGTCGACGAACAGCGCCGCATCGCCGCGATCCTGCGGCGCGCCACCGACGAGATCGAAGGCCGCGGCGACTGA
- the arsN2 gene encoding arsenic resistance N-acetyltransferase ArsN2, whose product MAAANIRPAAATESVAIRELLASAGLPVDDLDTSAIEWWVADREGELAGVVGLERHGQAGLLRSLAVNDRTRGGGLGRRLVERVELHAHSQGLSQLVLLTQTASDFFSRLGYERVERQTIPSAVRDSAQFRSICPASAACMRKYLSGFEGN is encoded by the coding sequence GTGGCCGCCGCGAACATACGGCCCGCCGCGGCAACCGAATCGGTGGCCATACGCGAATTGCTCGCGAGCGCCGGACTGCCGGTCGACGACCTGGACACCTCGGCGATCGAGTGGTGGGTCGCCGATCGCGAGGGCGAACTCGCAGGCGTCGTCGGGCTCGAACGCCATGGGCAGGCCGGGCTGCTTCGATCGCTGGCGGTCAACGATCGAACTCGAGGCGGCGGCCTGGGCAGGCGCCTGGTCGAGCGCGTCGAGCTGCACGCGCACTCGCAGGGACTATCGCAGTTGGTGCTGTTGACGCAAACCGCGTCCGACTTCTTCTCCCGACTCGGCTACGAACGGGTCGAACGTCAAACGATTCCGTCGGCCGTTCGCGATAGCGCTCAATTCCGTTCGATCTGTCCCGCCAGTGCGGCGTGCATGCGCAAATACCTATCCGGATTCGAAGGTAATTAA
- a CDS encoding siderophore-interacting protein has translation MQELSDLAVVRVRHPLKVRLLRVTRVESVTPHLRRVVLSGEALADFVSASFDDHVKVLFPQPGQDRPDMPTIGSNGFVYAEGAIRPVVRDFTPRRFDPDARELELEFALHDAGPATAWARQAQVGHYLGIGGPRGSRVIPDGFDWHVLIGDDTALPAIARRVQELPATARAIVVAEVQDPGARIDFVAAAALDVHWCYRGGSDPGAEPPLLHAVRELRWPQDERDGEGYVWAAGESSAIRAVRQHLLAERGVDKSRLHAAGYWKRGAQGVHESLDD, from the coding sequence ATGCAAGAACTCAGCGACCTGGCGGTCGTGCGCGTCCGCCATCCGTTAAAAGTGCGGCTGCTGCGCGTGACCCGGGTCGAATCGGTGACGCCGCATCTGCGCCGCGTCGTCCTGAGCGGCGAGGCTCTGGCCGATTTCGTTTCGGCCTCGTTCGACGATCACGTCAAGGTGTTGTTTCCCCAGCCGGGTCAGGACCGACCGGACATGCCGACCATCGGCTCGAATGGCTTCGTCTACGCCGAAGGCGCGATACGTCCGGTCGTCCGCGATTTCACTCCGCGTCGTTTCGATCCCGATGCGCGCGAGCTCGAACTCGAATTCGCCCTGCACGATGCCGGCCCGGCCACCGCCTGGGCTAGACAGGCGCAGGTCGGCCACTACCTCGGCATCGGCGGCCCGCGCGGCTCGCGGGTGATACCGGACGGCTTCGACTGGCATGTGCTGATCGGCGACGACACCGCCTTGCCGGCGATCGCGCGTCGTGTGCAGGAATTGCCGGCGACGGCGCGCGCCATCGTCGTGGCGGAGGTGCAAGATCCGGGCGCGCGCATCGATTTCGTCGCCGCGGCCGCGCTGGACGTGCATTGGTGCTATCGCGGCGGTTCCGATCCGGGTGCCGAGCCGCCGCTGCTGCATGCGGTGCGTGAACTGCGCTGGCCGCAGGACGAGCGCGACGGCGAGGGCTATGTCTGGGCCGCGGGCGAATCGAGCGCGATCCGCGCGGTGCGTCAGCATCTGCTGGCCGAGCGCGGCGTCGACAAATCGCGGCTGCACGCGGCCGGTTACTGGAAGCGCGGCGCACAGGGCGTGCACGAATCGCTGGACGACTGA
- a CDS encoding serine hydrolase domain-containing protein yields MKTNKTHDALPGRRRFLAAGLALASAPAFGLTGGAAPPDSASREFNAFVLEQMRQARIPGLAVGLARDGVTRFARGFGYADIESRRMIDADTVFHLASITKTVTATAIAWLHEQGRLDLDEPVAPHLDFPLRHPRHRAAAITARQLLMHTSGISDANYYRIDFRTPGRDADLSLQGFLRDYLVAGGKAYSAEGSFSAHAPGAAWGYSNVGFAVLGELAARVSGEDMRELTRREVFAPLGMTSTFWTLAETPAERGATPYLMAGSAYVRQRPIGAPDWPGSMLRSSIGDLTRYVAASANDGAAGDARILQPRTMTELLLMRQPAQLPTWLTGQGLGWMQARLGDRVVANHWGGDPGVFTAAYLDPDTRSGVAILCNVSTSEASKAAIKNIALRLLSRPDEAY; encoded by the coding sequence ATGAAGACGAACAAAACTCACGACGCCTTACCCGGTCGACGGCGTTTCCTCGCCGCCGGACTGGCGCTGGCGTCCGCGCCGGCCTTCGGCTTGACCGGCGGCGCAGCCCCGCCCGACTCGGCGTCGCGCGAATTCAACGCATTCGTGCTCGAGCAGATGCGTCAGGCACGCATCCCCGGGCTGGCGGTGGGATTGGCGCGCGATGGCGTGACGCGTTTCGCTCGCGGGTTCGGCTATGCCGACATCGAGTCGCGGCGCATGATCGACGCCGATACGGTGTTCCACCTCGCCTCGATCACCAAGACCGTCACCGCCACCGCGATCGCATGGCTACACGAACAAGGCCGATTGGACCTGGACGAACCGGTCGCGCCTCATCTGGATTTTCCGCTGCGCCACCCGCGCCATCGCGCCGCGGCGATCACCGCGCGGCAATTGTTGATGCACACCTCTGGCATCAGCGACGCGAACTACTACCGCATCGACTTCCGCACGCCCGGCCGCGATGCCGACTTGTCCCTGCAAGGTTTCCTGCGCGACTACCTGGTGGCGGGCGGAAAGGCGTATTCGGCCGAAGGCAGTTTTTCCGCGCACGCGCCCGGCGCGGCCTGGGGCTACAGCAACGTCGGTTTCGCCGTGCTCGGCGAGTTGGCCGCGCGCGTGAGCGGCGAGGACATGCGCGAGCTGACCCGGCGCGAAGTATTCGCCCCGCTGGGCATGACCAGCACGTTCTGGACGCTGGCCGAGACCCCCGCCGAACGCGGCGCGACGCCGTACCTGATGGCCGGCAGCGCGTACGTGCGCCAACGCCCGATCGGCGCGCCCGATTGGCCGGGCTCGATGCTGCGCAGTTCGATCGGCGACCTCACCCGCTACGTCGCCGCCTCCGCCAACGACGGCGCGGCCGGCGACGCGCGCATCCTGCAGCCGCGGACCATGACGGAACTGCTGCTGATGCGGCAGCCGGCGCAACTGCCGACGTGGCTTACCGGCCAGGGGCTTGGCTGGATGCAGGCACGGCTCGGCGACCGCGTCGTGGCCAACCACTGGGGCGGCGACCCGGGCGTGTTCACCGCCGCCTACCTCGACCCGGACACGCGCAGCGGCGTGGCGATCCTATGCAATGTCAGTACCAGCGAGGCCAGCAAGGCCGCGATCAAGAACATCGCCCTGCGGCTGCTGTCGCGACCGGACGAGGCGTACTGA
- a CDS encoding DUF4189 domain-containing protein, translating to MRFDNPMGSTRTSWALASIAMLIGMHWGNIARAQCPAGIPNNPGCIPPNAWPQNQPRPAEPAAPSQPRAPRDFVLKAYGAFAYAPQTGAIGHSNDPRWQRPSQPDGLATVEHISKRSAERAALDRCAENGGGKSCKIIANYQNECAAFMIGTGTPGAASTTASAGAGELSGGRVHVGRGASKIDAQRASQALCSAQSAQCAPAWADCAKDFSTKD from the coding sequence ATGAGATTTGATAATCCCATGGGCAGCACACGGACCAGCTGGGCACTGGCGAGCATTGCGATGCTGATCGGCATGCATTGGGGAAACATCGCGAGGGCGCAATGCCCGGCGGGCATTCCCAACAACCCCGGCTGTATCCCGCCCAATGCCTGGCCGCAGAACCAGCCCAGGCCGGCGGAGCCAGCCGCCCCATCGCAGCCGCGGGCGCCTCGCGATTTTGTGCTCAAGGCCTATGGCGCTTTCGCCTATGCACCCCAAACCGGTGCGATTGGCCACAGCAACGACCCGCGTTGGCAGCGTCCGTCGCAGCCAGACGGGCTCGCGACGGTCGAGCACATAAGCAAGCGTAGCGCCGAACGCGCCGCGCTGGATCGATGCGCGGAAAACGGTGGCGGCAAGAGCTGCAAGATCATCGCTAATTATCAAAATGAGTGCGCGGCATTCATGATCGGAACCGGTACGCCTGGCGCCGCCTCGACAACCGCCTCCGCGGGCGCTGGCGAACTCTCCGGCGGACGCGTCCATGTCGGCCGTGGCGCAAGCAAGATCGACGCGCAGCGCGCGAGCCAGGCGCTGTGCTCGGCGCAGTCGGCGCAATGCGCGCCGGCCTGGGCAGACTGCGCCAAGGATTTCAGCACCAAGGATTAG
- a CDS encoding DUF4844 domain-containing protein, whose product MELTQEGTAMPHQAAAECLSRLMGQDHFAGDPATIYTGVQDPRERLAMNARFDRALAALRDAARDGATPRICLDLIDRHLAGFVRVELDTEDAERVAECFEMAMDCLGIESSEGMLNRWLYGFDP is encoded by the coding sequence ATGGAACTCACGCAGGAAGGAACCGCGATGCCGCATCAAGCCGCCGCCGAATGCTTGTCGCGCCTGATGGGCCAGGATCATTTCGCCGGCGATCCGGCGACGATTTACACCGGCGTCCAGGACCCGCGCGAACGTCTCGCCATGAATGCCCGCTTCGACCGGGCGCTGGCCGCCTTGCGCGATGCCGCGCGGGATGGCGCGACACCGCGCATATGCCTGGATCTGATTGACCGACACCTGGCCGGCTTCGTACGCGTCGAGCTGGATACCGAAGATGCCGAACGGGTCGCCGAATGCTTCGAGATGGCCATGGACTGCCTGGGGATCGAAAGCTCCGAAGGGATGCTCAATCGATGGCTGTACGGTTTTGATCCGTAG
- a CDS encoding H-NS family nucleoid-associated regulatory protein codes for MNIDIEKLSLSELTSLLAAAEKRRQLISSRRPIALVRRKAIALAAQCGYTIEELYGDRPPVESVGKKRTSRRKPSKVAAKYRDPDNKRNTWSGRGRMPVWLAQKTKHGRSVADFLIPGLAKPTARKSSSIGKKTVFKQS; via the coding sequence ATGAACATCGATATTGAAAAGCTCAGCCTGAGCGAGCTGACGTCCCTGCTGGCCGCCGCGGAGAAGCGGAGACAGTTGATCTCCAGCCGTCGCCCCATCGCCCTGGTCCGCCGGAAAGCGATCGCGCTCGCCGCCCAGTGCGGCTACACGATCGAGGAACTCTATGGCGATCGACCGCCGGTCGAGAGCGTCGGCAAGAAGCGGACGTCGCGACGGAAGCCGAGCAAGGTGGCCGCCAAATACCGCGACCCGGACAACAAGCGCAACACCTGGTCGGGTCGCGGGCGGATGCCCGTGTGGCTGGCCCAGAAGACCAAGCATGGCCGCAGCGTCGCCGACTTCCTGATTCCCGGCCTGGCGAAACCCACCGCGCGCAAGAGCAGTTCCATCGGCAAGAAAACCGTCTTCAAGCAGAGCTGA
- a CDS encoding DUF6959 family protein, which translates to MTLQAELLSPPGNYAVVQLPRRNYPGVVVQGDSLHMLKQQAQRMGRLLAAMALEELADEIEYLTEQLSEVQRHYERVCAERHIALPY; encoded by the coding sequence ATGACCCTGCAAGCCGAGCTTCTGAGCCCACCGGGCAACTACGCCGTCGTGCAGTTGCCGCGAAGAAATTATCCCGGCGTCGTTGTGCAAGGCGACTCGCTGCACATGCTGAAACAGCAGGCGCAGCGGATGGGACGGTTGCTCGCCGCGATGGCGCTGGAGGAGTTGGCGGATGAAATCGAGTACCTGACCGAGCAACTGTCCGAAGTGCAGCGCCACTACGAGCGAGTTTGCGCCGAGCGACATATCGCCTTGCCGTATTAA